CCCTCATTCTTTACCCATTTACTTTTTTTAGTTTATTCATTTAATTTTTTCTATACCCTTCATTAGTTTAGGGTTATTAAGAGAAACCCTGAAATTAATTTCACTACCTGATGCACTTCTTGTTATTATTACGGAAATTTTGGTAGAaattgaagcatgaaatttagAAATTTCATTTCCTAGTGAACTCAAACAGGTTTAAATTGAGTTGCACTTAATATTTTCTGTAGTCTTTATTTTAGCAACTGTGTAAACATAGCTTGTACCTTCGCCATGGGAATCTACAGAACTATCATTTGATACTACCGCTTCTTTAGAATCTCACTTGAACCTTGTGCAAATGGAGTATGTATAGCAGCAGTATACACGGCTTAAACTAGTTTACCTCACAGAGCTAGTTTAAACCAGTTTACTTTTTAAGTTGGGTCTTTCATGGATGGTGAAGACTGGCTTATAAGAATCCAAAGTGAAAAATTCTAACAGTTCCACTTAGGTTCAAGTTCTTAGTTACTGTACTAGTTTAGCTCAGCTCGTATTCCTTAGGAAGTAGAGTAGTATATTTTTCTCAACATGTCACATGGGATTAAATAATAGGCTACAGGCTTGTAGCTGTGACTTCATAGTTAGTTTGCGGCTACTGAAACATGCATATCCCAGACATTAATAGTACTAATCAAACTTGTCAATCTGTATCCTATGGCGACGGCAGGCTTATTAGAACCTGAAGTGGCAATCATCATCTATATTTCAATGCCACTTTCTTGCAAATTACAGGCTTATGTTCAAGTTACTTTTTGTCTTCCTTTTCTAGTCTTTTAGGGACTAACGTTTGTACGAATCGTTCCATTTGTGATTGTTAATAAGATATAGGCTCGTAGTGCCAAAATATGGCTCAGTTGTTTGTTtgacatttttgatttggtatagtGGTATCTTTAGAGTTCATAGAAGGCTGATATATTGGTAAAATTTAAGATTGAGAAATTTAGGCCCTaagaaaaaatagttttttcGTTATTCAGGCtctgcaacagcagcagaaatacgAGAGAGAAGTAATTCTCGCTGAAATTGATCAGAGTCGTAAGATTTTACTCGAGAAACTGAATGATTACAAAGGAGAAGAGTTGGAAGTGATACAGGAAGCGTCTGCTTTTGCCAGTGAGACAGTTGAGCATAGTGATGATCTCCTCCTTCCACCATATCCAAGTCGACCTCCAGACTCTCTAATCTTAAATAAAGGCTATCCTTCAAATTTCAATCCTACACGTACGTCTACTCAAAATGGGATCAATGGAGAAGACAAGAAAACTAGTGAGATGGGCGAGAAACAAACTGCATCCCCTGCTGAAAACTCATCTAAGGGGCTGAAACATATCTTTGTTGCTGCCGCTAAATCTGTGATCACCATTGTCAGTGTCATATCTTTGCTACGCCTTGCTGGTTTTCAGACAAGGATGAGGAGGAGGAGCAGCGCTCAGTTCAAGATTCCAAACCCATTTCAGAAACCGGCAGCAGGGGAGAAGCAACGACTTATTGAGTGCCCTCCTGGGAAAGTTCTGGTGATAGAAAATGGAGAACCTCGATGCCTAGTTAAAGAAAGGGTTGAGATACCATTTGAGTCAGTTGTTACAGCCCCCAATGTAAATTACGGCTGTGGTTGAAAAGAAAGATGAACGGTGTAGGGTCTTTTGCTGTAAATTTTCCActctgaattttttttatcttttttaaggGAATGAAATTCCAGCCTTGAATAGTAATAATAGACAAGGAACAGTTTGGTTTTCTTCTGCTGTGGATCTTCATTTCTTTGAAatgttttgcttttttttttttttttttttaaattttattttgatgtAAAGTTTAATTCTTCAACAGAATTAGAGTTCTACAAAGCACTATGGAGAATAGTTGGAGGCATTTTGGTTAATGATGCACTTTCAAGACCAGGAATTTTAGGATTGTTGGTTTTAGATGTCTCTGGATCGCAATGAAAAGATTCAGTCCAAAGTTACCACTTACCACTCTAATCTACTGATTTTGGTTGCAACGTCAGCATTACAGGCTTTGCAAGTTTTGCTCAGGGTATAATCATCGGACAGGAACTATGAAGCAGCTGCAGTCAAATTGCCTATTTTAGATATGCTGTCTTAGTATGAAGCAGCTGCAGTCAAATTGCCTATTTCAGATATGCTGTCTCAGGTATGTATCAGTATTTCAGATTTAAATTGATCCAAAATTGAGATTCTTTCTCCAGATTACTCCAAAGCAGTTTATCAACACTGGTCTCATAATTCTCTAAAGCAATTGCTTATTTATATTGATAGGTGACTCGACAAATCCAAACAAATAAATGTAAGgagaaaaatatacaaaaaaaaataaataaataaataatttaaaaatTAAAGATTCATTGGAGAATTTTCTTAATTTACCCCGGCTACAAAAATATATACTTGAAATAAACACGCTAGTTCTAGTAGTAAGTACAAACACTAGAGTGATAAGGATCTAATGAAACTCATAAACTCCAAAAGAAAAATCTTTTAACCTCAGCAGTTTTCAACACCTGATTAGATCGATTGCCAATCTAATAAGGCCGTTCTCCAATAACATTACCAGGAGGATAATAGAAGCAAATTGAGATAGTAGAACCATCTCTGCCACATTTAGCTTGAGCACAACCAACTTCTGATGttttcttccaaacaacttgtttATAAACACCACAATTATCATGTCTTGGTGCACAAGTATTTTTCTGATAGCTGTAATGTTTCTTACTCTGTAACCATAACCCAACTGCTCTAGTTGGTGTTACTCTCATTCCACTAGCCCACATTTGATTCATTCCATACTGAGTCAAACTCATGTCTGCAAATCTACAGTTCTTCTTATCCCTTTGATATCTCACTAACATATCGGTGTCATGCGCTAACTTGTCGCTCCATTTTAATGGAGCTACGTTTACTTCAGCTCTTGCTTTGTTATGGGCAGCAAGGAATTCTTTTGCTGCGGATGTTAGTGGCTTTGGTTTTCTGTAATTTGATGGAGAAACTGTTGGAGCTCTTAGATGAGCCTGTGCTGGAGGAACGGTGGTTTTAGGCTGAAGTGGAGGAGGAGCAACCAGTGTTGATGGTACAAAAGCAATGGTTAAGCTGGTAGTAGATAGAGCCACTAGAACTAGAAAAATGTGGTATGGCACCATAAAGAAACGAGCCATTTCTTCAGAGATACTGTAAGTTAATATCTTAATTCCAACTTAAAGTGACAGTCTCTTATATATAGTCCTCGAAAACAGACAGGTCATTTCTTAATTTAAATATAAATGACGCGCTTATTCATTGTACTTCTGTTTACCTTAATCTGAAGTGGGTATCAGTGACTAAACAAGCCCAACAAAGTTTATTGTTCAACGTTCTGCTGTTTATTCCGTGTTTGTCAATCATGGACCGTTACAAGGATAATGTGGGTGAGAAAAACAGACGCCCAAAACACACTTTGTAGCAGCTGAAAGGACACATGACAAGAGGGTTGGGTTCTGTTCAGATATGTTGACAGTATTTTAATGAGGGTGAACAACGCTAGACAATCGAAGCCGATTGTTTGTGTGGGGATTAGTGGGAAGTGAGTAAGCATTAGTCGGTGTTGTTTAGTAGGAGTAAATTAAGATCCGGTACTGATTATGATTGATTAAGTAGTCAGACTAATCAATGTTCGTGATGTTCCCAATATTAAGGCACGTGAGTAGAGTTTGACTTTTTATGTTAGACTTGATTACACGTGACGTGTTCCTACGAAGGTTGCCTAAACTTCAGATACCATTAATTACCACTCTAAGATCTCAATCGTGCTTATTATTAGCTAAACAATATTGAATTGACATAGTACTATTTCAACCCCATGCTCAGTAATGAGAGCGAACGAGTGATAGAGTTAGCGCTATATCTCATCCAAAGCCAAACCAGGCAAATCTTTACGTGTGCGTATTTGGTAATTGTACCGAAGATTTTGAATTCAAATTCAACTCGTATCGGGACGGTATTgtgttttattgataaaaagataTCActcaaaattggaaaaaaaaatacaccAATTGCTGAGAAAAATTGGGGTGGAAAAAGAAATGATCAAGACAAATCATATACTCCATATGAACTGCATTAAAAGTGTCTAATGGGTGATCTCGTGTCTACTGTACATGTGGGATTTACCAAGTACGGAGGatattacaaaaatattgacCCTTAAATTTAGTCACTGTAGCGTGTCCATTATATGTGTGAAGCAACTGAATTAGATCTGACGAGAGTGGACTTATAGTGGTAAGTTGACATCATTGATTGAAAATTATCACAAAACAAAGAGATCGCTGATCTGAGTAAGTGGTGGATCTTGATCATGTGGATCCAGACCTCTATAGTGACCGTACGTCATCTCTCACGTGGAATTATGAGTTAATCCGCTATTcataccctagttagcaattcgggttATGGACGGAAGTTCGGCATGGCATACGTACGAGTATCGTACGGATACAGTTAAAAATTCGGTcaatgatttgttgtttggtagtattacgtgtataattcgtttttaaGATATGATTCGTTGTTTGGTGGTAGTATGCGTATAATTCGTTTTTAAGATACGACGTCGGCTTAAGAAATTTGGCATGTAGTTTctacaaaataaaaatttaaaatttacaAGTATGAAGATTCGTAGTTTAAATGATTATATATTAAATACCTCGTAGTAAACTATAGTTGGTATGGTGGTTCAGGTGTTATGCTATTATGGGAATGTAAGGTGTCGTGTTCGGATTTTTTTTCCGTGTTGGGGAAAAAAATACGAAAAAAAGAATCTATTAATAAAAAATGATTATAAATTGTTTTTATCTTGTTGAATCAATGCTTTGATCCAATTAGGCTCGTTATTAAACCAGTCTAAAGCATATACAACGAGATCTTGCAAATTGATGTGCTCGAATCTCACAAGTTTCATTTTTGAAAAAATGTGATAAATCGATCGAGTGGAACGAACGAGTTGCACGAGTTGACTGGTAAAGAGCTCGGTGGCTACTTCGTCATGTGGATATGAAGAGATCACAGACAAAAAATTAATGGTAAAGAACAAAAATTAGTTACGAAATTTGTCAAAATTAATAAGCATTAAGACATCTACTCCCTCTGTCGGAAGATGATTCAAGTTTTTGCGTGCAGGTAATTTAAAGGCAATCGAAgatttgaagccgaagaagatatatctaattagttttcgtatcttgtgaactTTGTGCACATATCTTGATCGGCTGagatccaactagatcttgtttatctttgatagacttgtgataATCTAGTTGATAAGATCGACATCACTTTGTAGTTTCTATCTAAGTTCTATATTGTTTGATTGCAAATCCGgaaattggttatttcggtaattaaaattcggattgatctaaccagaaaaaggagttcattagattaaacataagaacttttgtcaacgactcaacatatctgaaaaagcgggggtctaacaacaccacccaatatttcgcttagcaagctgtatggacaaacttcaatatactttttatgagaatcaactagacagttagactcaatcaataaaaagatatatcaaagagtttatatctcaatctctcgatttgatctttactcaagcaaatggaaatatgcgagtctttatcaaagatagagaacttggacggtaccaaagaccaatgtccaaggatcaatcaatatcaatcaacaaccaaaggttggatttacaattgatgatctttaatgcacaacctgtattatttcaatcatataaaaaatataatgcggaaaagaaataacacagacaccagaagttttgttaacgaggaaaccgcaaatgcagaaaaatcccgggacctagtccagattgaatacacactgtattcagccgctacagacactagcctactccaagctaacttcagactggactatagttgaaccccaatcagtctcccaccgatccaaggtacagttgtactcctacgtctttgatcccagcaagatactgcgcacatgattcccttagatgatctcacccacaaccaagagttgctgcaacccaaaatcggagacttgataataaacaaatctgtctcacacataaaagtctatcaaaggataaatctgtcttccacagaaaaaccctaggttttgttccgtcttaagatttaaaatcaaggtgaacaggaaccaattgataatccggtcttatattcccgaagaacatcctagattaatcaatcacctctcaacaatccttcttgactacacaagcggtttgtcaaggaatcacaaatagtgagacgaagatgtttgtgacttctttatcttgcctatcggagaactctcacgatctcaagccaatcaaagattgtactcgtacgatataagatgcaatatcagatcacacaactacgataaaagtattatcggtctggcttcacaatcccaatgaagtctttaagtcgttaatctggttttagagaagaaaaccaaaggttaaaggagaatcgactctagcgagcgcactagtatcacacagacgtgtggggattagtttttcccaatgctagatgtcttctatatatagccttcaaatcagggtttttccttagttacagagcaatccatattcaccgttagatgaaaacctgatttagattcaagctaatatttctcaaccgttacatcgaaaacttagcttgtcacacacacttgggtagacgtttactgggtttgtgaaaaccattcccaaacgtgtacgtgtatgttggttcaacatagtaacccaaaaggttaaccatatgagcatttcatattaacctagttcttcttcaccataactagttcaattgactcaaatgaactagttagagagttgttcaattgctatgagatcttatgtaactacacaagacacaattgaaataaagataaTTCGAtttgatgaatcggctcatgaactttatagacacggtttgcataaagaattccttagtaatttaagtttcatgttcagagcacatctttagatgataaccacttaagctcacaaacaagttcgcggacttaaggcaaccggcagagttttccaaactcagcaaaaaatctcggcaaagagacttccgccagttcgcggactaggttcgcggtatgagttcgcggactaaacacgcaaacgagtttttggaaaatcccaacagaaattctcggtaagagaaattccgttagttcgcggattgagttcgcggactgggtttgcggacttggcaaagccaattcctccggtttctctcaatcaacaaagttcgaaaacttcggattaaggaatacatggttatgtaatctaaactctcattccaatcattgagacattctcagaagacgttatatagccgttattcactgaccgtttcacgtcagagcaattctcaaagtaattgaaacttttcatgactttcgtcactaggtgaagataaacttgatcaaagcgaaacgctttaccaacacaggatttcgagaaaaagataagtagtgaatactcagctcgaaatgtcaaatgtgtatgatccagtctatataacatacgactttttgtctcataagaagtaggagatagaatagatagacttttgagtgatagataagttcaagtctccacatacctttttgttgatcaagttccacggttccttgagtagatcttcgtcgttgtttgatgaatcgccatgaagtccttgagctcaactacacttttctatcctagtctgagacttagctataatagactagaaatcaagactcatagttttgatcactaacattgacaaacatgcttgatatagcaacgcatgcgaggttgaccgagctatgctctaagaatatcttttaccaaagattgaataAAGTGTTTACCAAAacttttattgtttggaatacgatcaaaaggattaAAGAAACTTGAGAAAGTGATTTCtatcttgagattcacgtgcgtgaccaaaagATTAAAGACGCAGGGTTACTGAAGGAACTAAGTAAGTagaggtagtttacttggtctcaactatacgaactaGAGGTACTAAAATATGGGAAGATACAAGCACTGCCTAAGTTTCATTGATTGGACTCCGAGAGTCCATATATACATTTGAAAGAATTTGATGAAGTCGGTTCATTttatagcggattaattctgagagtactcaaaaGTGGATTAATTcacgagatttttctgcatttatatgtggtttcgtcgttaacaaaatcttgttgtgaaatttactttacttctgcattataattgtcttattataataaattaaataacacttgtacgttaatcataATCACTTGACTTTGATTCTATAGTCAATCagtcttgtaccgtaactattgccaagtgaatatcaagttggcGCATTGTCTCGACTATTGTccttagacgatcacacttggtatcggacttataggttgcaattaaaagattgtggtgtatttgggtacccttgtcttttcaattggtatcagagcaggcaaacacggcaAGATCTAACAATTTTTGTTTGGTGCGAtcaaacctataagaatgaattcgaattcacatgaatcgatttcagttaacgtaccTCCAAGATTTGACAGAACAAACTATCTGTGGTGAAAATCTTCTTTGAAATCTTCTCTTCAATCACGCGATTTTAGTACTTGGTTATTAGTTGTTGATGGATATAATCGTCCGAAAATAGAAGGACcgaaaactgagtttaaacgcttagctgATTATACAAGTGAAGAAAAGACATTCGCAAAGcaaaattcagatggtttgaatgtcatcatacatgctGTAAGCCGAGATCTACATCATCATATCTCTACATGTCAAACTTCTGAGGAAACTTGGAATAATCTTCAGACCGTgttcgaaggaaacacatcacAAAAAGAAGctaggtgatagacgcatttttgtgtctaatttgtcctcaatgtccgtattgttggaactctatttttgtactaatattgtgtttttatgtatttttaggaaataaacatttttggaaaattcggctcgaaaagttgcccggggcacccttgaaggacaattgttattcagactctcactatcggttaaggggcacctcagtggacacatgctattcgcaccccagttcaggataggggacaccctttcttcttcgtttgaaaactgttttttggcgggaaatgaaattctcaactggcagaagtttgatcacaaaaatgaaggggttacgggtcgattcaatggctgaaatttgatagagagatgtgatataggttaaggaacacattttgggcagtgggttcgatcggaattggctggaaaacgcgtgatgattcacacacccaaaacagagcacgtgtactgtaacacgagcaaaattgaagttattgtgtgcatggaggagttctactagcgttgaaagagtgttgagacgtggagaaggctaactagagcgtgcaggatcaaatctaacgcgtgcatgggcttaaaaatggaaattatcgttattatgggCAACAAGGAATATtcagattaaatggagaatatacgcaataaatgaggggatttttggtcctgaaacactataaatacaaggcaaaacagtttgggaaaggttagcacgggattgggagagatttagagccgagagaatcaccagaagagtcgacagagaaaaagttctgctgctgtcaaaggaagaacacgaagaacattgtacagtccaggaaagtcgttgattagtgtcgcatatttgcgacaattctcagttcctttcccacGACGAGCTTACAACACTTCTGAAGTGCCGTTCTTCCCTacgcttcctgtgtgtcgcacaggacagtcttaaaacgatttctttttatttcatcatttgtactcaacttttgagcattaataaaatcttttgagtatttttccaacatgatgagaggctaaattcttggtgattgaggcaatggaggatctattcactcatgtttgattggtaatatttttatttataatttttttaattatttactttatttaattcacttggataaatataaaaaaaaggataaaatggttttcttaattagttgtgaatcagtttgatgttttatgcttagaataattctttgataaatcatgcttaaggattacaacttaatatttggacaccttttaaattaaaaagtgatttaataagaaaaagagcttaataataatttctgaaatattatttataaccaatcaacttgaagtaatagtgaatcctgagccttaatctttctaaaatcttgacattattattaattttcttcatttatttatttgtttaaatctttaaaaaaaagagagttaccttcacaagttcgaaaagaaccccttttacaactatctacaacaacatttgaaaatcatcACTGGGCTTAGAACTCTCACTTCTGAtttggaaaacctttgtatggatggTCACGATACATTTGAAGAGTTTCACGTTAAGctttctgagattgtcaatgcTTTTTTCTCTCTCATAAAGACTATTtttgaaaaggatatagtgtgcaaGATTTTTAAATcattaccatctagatacgagtctaagaaacatgcaatcatcAAAGAAAACGATCTTTCCTCCTTATGAAGAAGTACTCTTGTAGGGAAACTACAAACTTTTTATAAGGGGTGACATGGTATTACTGATCCGAACTAGTATTGGgaagcaaggtataaccggtcataacctatattgggagtcatggtataaccggtcctaacttagtttgggagtcatggtagaaccggtccaaGAGCAAaatcgagtttccaatattcacatatttctctatgttgtgtgtgaat
This DNA window, taken from Papaver somniferum cultivar HN1 chromosome 3, ASM357369v1, whole genome shotgun sequence, encodes the following:
- the LOC113357111 gene encoding plastid division protein PDV2-like, whose amino-acid sequence is MEGDEIGIVLSRASELRWKINNCINNSNERDDKEKVTETEGGVVDTTSNLSLDDESLLNIRDALDSLEVQLSSLQALQQQQKYEREVILAEIDQSRKILLEKLNDYKGEELEVIQEASAFASETVEHSDDLLLPPYPSRPPDSLILNKGYPSNFNPTRTSTQNGINGEDKKTSEMGEKQTASPAENSSKGLKHIFVAAAKSVITIVSVISLLRLAGFQTRMRRRSSAQFKIPNPFQKPAAGEKQRLIECPPGKVLVIENGEPRCLVKERVEIPFESVVTAPNVNYGCG
- the LOC113361562 gene encoding STS14 protein-like, with the protein product MARFFMVPYHIFLVLVALSTTSLTIAFVPSTLVAPPPLQPKTTVPPAQAHLRAPTVSPSNYRKPKPLTSAAKEFLAAHNKARAEVNVAPLKWSDKLAHDTDMLVRYQRDKKNCRFADMSLTQYGMNQMWASGMRVTPTRAVGLWLQSKKHYSYQKNTCAPRHDNCGVYKQVVWKKTSEVGCAQAKCGRDGSTISICFYYPPGNVIGERPY